The Sulfitobacter sp. SK011 genome has a window encoding:
- a CDS encoding acetyl-CoA C-acyltransferase, which produces MRNVVIAGAARTPMGGFQGAFQMLTAGELGGKAIKAALDGAGAAVVQEVLMGCVLPAGQGQAPARQAGFAAGLGEDVPATTLNKMCGSGMKAAMIAFDQIALGQTDVMVAGGMESMTNAPYMLPKMRNGARLGHSAVVDHMFLDGLEDAYDKGRLMGTFAEDCAETYQFTRKVQDDYALASLSRALEAQASGAFADEITMVTVKDRRGNHEIAADEQPASAKPEKIPQLKPAFRDGGTVTAANSSSISDGAAALVLASEDAAQAQNLTVRARIVGHASHAQAPGLFTTAPVPAAQKLLQRIGWTKEEVDLWEVNEAFAVVPLAFMHEMGLSHDIVNVNGGACALGHPIGASGARIMVTLLNALEKRGLKRGVAAICIGGGEGTAIAIERV; this is translated from the coding sequence ATGAGAAATGTAGTAATTGCCGGTGCGGCAAGAACGCCAATGGGCGGATTTCAGGGCGCGTTTCAGATGCTGACAGCCGGCGAACTGGGCGGCAAGGCGATCAAAGCAGCACTTGATGGTGCCGGTGCCGCGGTGGTGCAAGAAGTGCTGATGGGTTGCGTCCTGCCTGCGGGACAGGGCCAAGCCCCTGCAAGACAAGCCGGATTTGCGGCTGGTCTGGGTGAAGACGTGCCTGCGACGACCCTGAACAAGATGTGTGGTTCTGGTATGAAGGCCGCAATGATCGCCTTTGATCAGATCGCACTTGGCCAGACCGATGTGATGGTGGCTGGCGGCATGGAAAGCATGACGAATGCGCCCTATATGCTGCCCAAAATGCGGAACGGTGCGCGGCTTGGCCATAGTGCAGTGGTGGATCACATGTTTCTGGACGGTCTTGAGGACGCCTATGACAAAGGCCGCCTGATGGGCACCTTTGCCGAAGACTGCGCAGAAACCTATCAATTTACCCGTAAAGTGCAGGACGATTATGCACTGGCGTCTCTGTCCCGCGCGCTTGAGGCACAGGCATCCGGGGCTTTTGCGGACGAGATCACGATGGTCACGGTCAAGGACCGCAGGGGAAACCATGAGATCGCTGCAGATGAACAGCCTGCAAGTGCCAAACCTGAAAAAATCCCTCAGCTCAAGCCAGCGTTTCGCGATGGAGGTACAGTCACAGCCGCAAATTCATCATCCATTTCTGACGGTGCAGCCGCGCTTGTTCTGGCGTCCGAGGACGCAGCGCAGGCGCAAAACCTCACGGTGCGGGCGCGTATTGTCGGCCATGCCAGCCATGCTCAGGCACCGGGGTTGTTTACAACCGCACCCGTGCCTGCAGCGCAAAAACTGTTGCAACGCATTGGGTGGACCAAAGAAGAGGTCGACCTTTGGGAAGTGAACGAGGCCTTTGCCGTTGTGCCGCTTGCTTTCATGCATGAAATGGGGCTGAGCCATGACATCGTCAACGTAAACGGGGGTGCCTGCGCGCTGGGCCATCCCATTGGAGCATCCGGCGCGCGGATCATGGTTACTCTTTTGAACGCCTTGGAAAAGCGCGGGCTGAAACGTGGTGTTGCAGCCATCTGTATCGGTGGCGGTGAGGGCACTGCGATTGCGATTGAACGGGTCTGA
- a CDS encoding GAF domain-containing protein gives MRADYPSLSQSIASLTSGEDDPIALMATVACEVHHADDRFDWTGFYRVTGPELLKIGPYQGGHGCLVIPFSRGVCGAAARTREVQLVPDVDAFDGHIACASSTRSELVIPVFDKTDRLLAVFDIDSDQHDAFTQEDADALSGILSNVFASVDPLS, from the coding sequence ATGCGTGCTGACTATCCTAGCCTGTCCCAATCAATCGCATCACTGACGTCAGGCGAAGATGATCCCATCGCCCTTATGGCAACGGTTGCCTGCGAAGTGCACCATGCCGACGACCGCTTTGACTGGACGGGGTTCTACCGGGTCACCGGGCCAGAGTTGTTAAAGATCGGCCCATACCAGGGTGGCCATGGATGTTTGGTCATTCCGTTCTCGCGTGGTGTCTGCGGGGCGGCGGCCCGGACCCGTGAGGTTCAGTTGGTGCCGGATGTTGATGCTTTTGACGGTCATATCGCCTGCGCCAGTTCAACCCGGTCAGAGCTTGTCATACCTGTCTTTGACAAAACGGATAGGCTTTTGGCGGTATTTGATATCGACAGCGATCAACATGATGCGTTCACCCAAGAGGATGCAGATGCCTTGTCAGGAATTCTGTCGAACGTCTTTGCATCGGTTGATCCGCTTTCATGA
- a CDS encoding helix-turn-helix domain-containing protein: MRHDLPDTPHTLGADLRALRKARGLKLLEMADVLGRSVGWLSQVERDMSEPSITDLREIAACLDVSVSMLFRHAAAPAHEAGFVVRKDARRPIGSSIAGLVEELLSPDLTDDFEMVHSTFLPHSKIKDTVIRPTQEVGYLVSGTLQIEINGKSHHLNPGDSFRVRGEPFRWANQSDEPAVAIWVIAPPVY; this comes from the coding sequence ATGCGCCACGATCTGCCTGATACGCCACATACACTGGGTGCTGACCTGCGCGCCCTGCGCAAGGCGCGGGGGCTGAAATTGTTGGAAATGGCAGATGTGCTGGGCCGCTCTGTTGGCTGGCTCAGTCAGGTAGAGCGGGATATGTCGGAACCCTCTATCACTGATCTGCGCGAAATCGCAGCCTGTCTGGATGTCTCTGTCTCTATGCTTTTTCGCCACGCCGCAGCGCCCGCGCATGAGGCCGGGTTTGTCGTACGCAAGGATGCCCGGCGGCCCATCGGATCATCGATTGCCGGGCTGGTAGAAGAATTGCTGTCCCCTGATCTTACCGATGATTTTGAGATGGTGCATTCCACCTTTCTACCGCACAGCAAGATCAAGGATACCGTCATAAGGCCAACCCAAGAGGTTGGGTATCTCGTTTCAGGGACCCTTCAGATTGAGATCAACGGGAAAAGCCATCACCTAAATCCCGGCGACAGCTTTCGGGTGCGCGGCGAACCGTTTCGCTGGGCCAATCAATCCGACGAACCTGCGGTGGCCATCTGGGTCATTGCGCCGCCGGTGTACTGA
- a CDS encoding LysE family translocator produces the protein MTFDAWIIFALFWLVFVTTPGPNAVNCITNGMTIGFRRSMIGVLAILTQATLFLVLSAAGVTALIATSPTGFMIAKFVGAAFLVYLGVRGWIMAKTPVKVDARPASSVYVRAFAIATINPKSVAGYLAAFSQFVQPDAPIWGQMLVIMPTALTLTALSYTGFTALGAGIGRAALGAVFNVWVRRIMAVCFVIYGVLLGVASTPERV, from the coding sequence ATGACGTTTGACGCCTGGATCATATTCGCGCTGTTCTGGTTGGTGTTCGTCACCACGCCTGGGCCCAATGCGGTGAATTGCATCACCAATGGCATGACCATTGGATTTCGCCGGTCAATGATCGGCGTGTTGGCTATACTGACTCAGGCGACGCTGTTTCTTGTGCTCTCTGCGGCAGGGGTCACCGCGCTGATCGCAACATCACCTACGGGCTTTATGATCGCAAAATTCGTCGGGGCGGCTTTTCTTGTCTACCTGGGCGTTCGGGGCTGGATCATGGCAAAGACACCGGTAAAAGTGGATGCGCGCCCGGCATCCTCGGTCTATGTGCGGGCCTTTGCCATCGCGACGATCAACCCCAAGAGCGTTGCAGGCTACCTCGCGGCGTTTTCGCAATTTGTGCAACCCGACGCGCCAATCTGGGGTCAGATGTTGGTGATCATGCCCACCGCCCTCACGCTGACGGCCCTCAGCTATACTGGATTTACCGCGCTTGGCGCAGGCATTGGACGTGCTGCGTTGGGTGCGGTGTTCAACGTTTGGGTCCGCCGGATCATGGCCGTGTGCTTTGTTATTTATGGCGTGCTTCTTGGTGTGGCCTCTACGCCGGAAAGGGTTTGA
- a CDS encoding GFA family protein, whose product MLNGSCLCGAIKFTARGAARDPAACHCTQCRKQSGHYWAAVQVMDADLTITGTPKWYAASPSAKRGFCPTCGSFLFWKGAADDDTGIALGALDGPTGLHLERHIFTEDKGDYYDITDNVRQEEQEDE is encoded by the coding sequence GTGTTAAACGGAAGCTGCCTGTGCGGCGCGATTAAGTTTACAGCACGTGGTGCCGCCCGCGATCCAGCGGCCTGCCATTGCACCCAATGCCGAAAGCAATCGGGTCATTATTGGGCCGCCGTTCAGGTCATGGACGCCGACCTGACCATAACCGGAACGCCGAAATGGTACGCCGCCAGCCCCAGCGCCAAACGCGGATTTTGCCCAACATGCGGCAGCTTCCTGTTCTGGAAGGGTGCTGCCGACGACGATACCGGCATCGCCCTGGGCGCGCTGGACGGGCCGACAGGTCTGCACCTTGAGCGGCACATTTTTACCGAAGACAAAGGCGACTATTACGACATTACCGACAACGTTCGGCAGGAGGAGCAAGAAGATGAGTGA
- a CDS encoding FAD-dependent oxidoreductase: MSDFPTTARVVIIGGGVVGVSSLYHLAKAGWTDCVLLEKNELTAGSTWHAAGNCPSFSTSWAVMNMQRYSLELYSRLAEEVDYPMNYHVTGSVRLAHGKERMAEFERACSMGNYQGLNLEMMDLDAIKAKYPFIETHDLAGGLYDPDDGDIDPAQLTQALAKGARDMGARIERFCPATGVSRDGDEWIVHTDKGDIRCEKVVNAAGYYAQRVGEWFKPYGGRTVPMATMSHQYFLTEEIPELKEWTLAQGHKVPLLRDVDSSYYLRQDKYGLNLGPYERNCKGHWMTPDDPMPEDFSFQLYPDDLERLEWYIEDAMARVPILGTSGVGRVINGPIPYAPDGLPLVGPMPGVRNAYEACVFTFGITQGGGAGKVLAEWVIEGQTEWDMWAVDPRRYTDYTDQDYCNQKAVEVYGHEYAMHFPHHAWPAGRDKKLSPVHDKVIAAGGVMGAYNGWERANWFAKNGDDTSEEATQTWDRNGPWAARIKEECEAVRDGVGVLDLPGFSRFNLTGDGAAEWLRGRITGGLPKVGRMNLAYFADDRGRILTEMSVLRHAEDHFTLITAATAQWHDYDVLRPALDAGLDLTDRTTEYSTLIVTGPKSRDLFEALATKADLSATWLSHQMAEVAGIKCALARVSFAGELGWEIHAANADIPALYDAVTGAGAVPFGMWALNSLRIEKGYRAWKGDLSTDYTLLEGGLDRFVKLDKPQDFPGKQALLNEKQQGSKKRFVTMVVDAGDQDAPYMSTVLHNGEVVGETTSGDWGYRIGKSVALGMIRTDLAVPGTELTINIFGKMYNATVQPDQPLWDPDNERLRA, translated from the coding sequence ATGAGTGATTTCCCAACCACGGCCCGCGTGGTCATCATCGGCGGGGGCGTTGTCGGCGTTTCATCGCTTTACCATCTTGCCAAGGCCGGTTGGACGGATTGTGTCTTGCTTGAGAAGAACGAACTTACGGCTGGGTCAACATGGCATGCTGCGGGCAATTGCCCAAGCTTTTCAACGTCTTGGGCTGTGATGAACATGCAGCGGTACTCGCTGGAGCTTTACTCACGGCTGGCTGAAGAAGTCGATTACCCGATGAACTATCACGTCACCGGGTCTGTCCGACTGGCCCATGGCAAAGAACGCATGGCTGAATTTGAGCGCGCCTGTTCCATGGGCAACTATCAGGGCCTGAACCTTGAGATGATGGATTTGGACGCGATCAAGGCGAAATACCCGTTCATCGAAACCCATGATCTGGCGGGCGGTCTTTATGATCCCGACGATGGTGATATTGATCCCGCGCAACTGACCCAAGCGCTTGCAAAAGGGGCGCGCGACATGGGTGCCCGCATCGAACGGTTCTGTCCGGCAACCGGTGTCAGCCGCGATGGTGATGAATGGATTGTGCACACGGACAAGGGTGACATTCGGTGTGAAAAGGTCGTCAATGCGGCGGGATACTATGCCCAACGTGTCGGTGAATGGTTCAAACCCTATGGCGGGCGCACCGTGCCAATGGCTACCATGTCGCATCAGTATTTCCTGACTGAAGAGATTCCAGAGCTCAAGGAATGGACGCTGGCACAGGGTCACAAGGTACCCCTGCTGCGCGACGTAGATAGCTCGTATTATCTGCGCCAGGACAAATACGGGCTGAACCTGGGTCCCTATGAACGCAACTGCAAGGGCCATTGGATGACACCTGATGATCCGATGCCAGAGGATTTCAGTTTCCAGCTCTATCCCGATGATCTTGAGCGGCTCGAATGGTATATCGAGGACGCCATGGCGCGTGTGCCGATCCTGGGCACCTCCGGTGTAGGACGGGTCATCAACGGCCCGATCCCCTATGCCCCTGATGGGCTGCCGCTGGTGGGCCCGATGCCCGGTGTGCGAAACGCCTATGAGGCCTGCGTGTTCACCTTTGGCATCACCCAAGGGGGTGGCGCAGGCAAGGTGTTGGCCGAATGGGTCATCGAAGGGCAAACGGAATGGGACATGTGGGCCGTCGATCCGCGCCGTTACACCGATTACACCGATCAGGATTATTGCAACCAAAAAGCTGTGGAAGTGTATGGCCACGAATATGCAATGCATTTTCCGCACCACGCTTGGCCAGCGGGCCGCGACAAGAAACTATCACCTGTGCATGACAAGGTGATCGCGGCGGGGGGCGTGATGGGTGCCTATAACGGTTGGGAACGCGCCAACTGGTTTGCCAAGAATGGCGACGACACCTCCGAAGAGGCCACTCAAACCTGGGATCGAAACGGCCCGTGGGCGGCGCGCATCAAAGAAGAATGCGAAGCGGTCCGCGACGGCGTCGGTGTGTTGGATCTGCCGGGCTTTTCGCGGTTCAACCTCACAGGCGATGGTGCCGCCGAGTGGTTGCGGGGCCGGATCACTGGCGGCCTACCCAAAGTGGGCCGTATGAACCTTGCCTATTTCGCGGATGATCGCGGGCGTATCCTGACCGAAATGTCCGTGCTGCGCCATGCGGAGGATCATTTTACCCTGATTACAGCCGCCACAGCGCAATGGCATGACTACGACGTGCTGCGCCCTGCCTTGGATGCCGGATTGGACCTGACCGATCGCACAACCGAATACAGCACATTGATTGTGACCGGTCCAAAATCACGTGACCTGTTTGAGGCTTTGGCGACCAAGGCCGACCTCTCTGCCACATGGTTGTCGCATCAGATGGCTGAAGTTGCGGGTATCAAATGCGCGTTGGCGCGGGTCAGCTTTGCGGGCGAACTTGGCTGGGAAATCCATGCCGCGAACGCAGACATTCCCGCGCTTTATGATGCTGTGACGGGCGCAGGTGCCGTGCCGTTTGGCATGTGGGCGCTGAATTCGCTGCGCATCGAAAAAGGGTACCGCGCATGGAAGGGCGATTTGTCCACAGATTACACCTTGCTCGAAGGCGGGTTGGACCGCTTTGTCAAACTTGACAAACCACAAGATTTTCCCGGCAAGCAGGCATTGCTGAACGAAAAACAGCAGGGCAGCAAAAAGCGCTTTGTGACCATGGTCGTCGACGCCGGGGATCAGGATGCGCCCTATATGTCCACGGTGCTGCACAACGGTGAAGTTGTCGGTGAGACGACTTCGGGCGATTGGGGCTACCGTATTGGAAAATCGGTGGCGCTGGGCATGATCCGCACCGATCTGGCGGTGCCGGGGACCGAACTGACCATCAATATCTTCGGCAAGATGTACAATGCCACGGTGCAACCGGATCAGCCGCTGTGGGATCCGGATAACGAGCGGTTGCGCGCTTAA